A window of Cyprinus carpio isolate SPL01 chromosome A6, ASM1834038v1, whole genome shotgun sequence genomic DNA:
CAAGTAAAAACCCATGATGTTTGAAGTCACTAATTTTAAACCTGGTTACACGTCTCAAGGTgccatatttaaatgtaaagaaacaCAAATGAGATTAAAGCAACAGCAAAAGCGATGGTATTAAAGTCTATTCTTCACACAAAGGTATTGCACAGTGTATAAAATGTCATACAGGCTACTTTCATGACATTCTTACTttcaatacacataaaaaaacgtCATTTCTAAATCAAAAGTCAAATAACCTGaggaaatttacatttttaaatgagctctttctttaaatcagaccctttaaaataaattccacTAACAGAACACGAGTTTTTATcatagtggttttttttttcaaatctaccTCTTACCTGTCACTCACAGCACCAGGAGACTCCGCCCCCAACCTGCATCGTTCCAGCTGATTGGCCACAATCTGTCTCTCTTCTTCAAGTTCTCTGGTAAGCCGTTCAAACTGGAGCTCTTCAGAAAGACAGGAGGGACAAAAGTGTCGCAGTCACTGCCTTCTATCATCAAAAACATATCCATAATGTGAAGGCAGTACACACATCATACCCGTTTCCAGTTACAACATTAATTTAGCTTCAAAATCCATCGTCTTTAAATCCTGTCTCTTCTCAGCTTCCATCCTGTCTCACTGCTTTTTGCTTCTGAATATgtgccaccccccccccccccttgactcagtctctctgtgtgtgtgaaatgcatgtgtgtttgtttatgtgtgtgtgtgcggaagGCGAGAAGGCTGCACTGTTGGCCTGCCTCACTGTGATAGAGACAGACTCGTTGATGCAGCTGCCCTTAAAGgagacacactctctcacaaacaTATAAACAGCTCACATTGCTGTTGTATTGACTATAGTGTTCTGAGGAGAAAAAATATCATTGTAGTGTCACTGCATATTTTCATGATTGCTTGCCATTGTTAGACTGCAACGAAACGATTCCAGAGCATTGTATATGCTCTGAAATAGATATTATATTCTGAAAGTATTGCAGGTTTCAAGCCGGCAAGCACTATAAGAGGTTGCAATTAATGTAGCCAATGAAAAGGAGAGATTATTGAGTGTTGTTCTCCAGGCGAGATAAGTCAGGCAATGGCTATCTGCCTTGTGCCATGCTGTGAGCTACCAGGCCTCTTCTATTCAACCTATTGTTCAGAGTGACAATACTTGCTTATGTCCTGATTCTGTCCAAGAGGAGCACAAAGAAACGACAAGACTTGACCACACAAATCactgcaatcacacacacacaatgcaatgAAATCCATGCTGCAGTTTCTGGTGTCCTAGTGAAACATGTTAAGCCTGGTTATGGGATAATCAGTTAGATTTTAACAGAGACTCATAGCGTTAATGAACGCTATCAGCATTAACAAGATTTGTAAATGATTAAGCTAACAGTTTAATTAGTAATTTTCATGACACTGAACTGTGAAACAGATCAGAAGGCCGGAGCATCAGACCTTATGTGAGAAAACATGTAATTAAGAATTtagttcctaaaaaaaaaaaaaaaaaaaaaaaaaaaaaaaaaattaattaaatgatcacTAGACTTAAAACTAGACTTTATCATCTTGCCTGATGTGAGGAAATAGGTAAATAAGAATCTTGTTTCTAaacaaaatggtaataaaataaaatacacaataaaaataacaacataaatttgtaataaaataaaatgaaaattggtTAACTTTATTAAATCCAGCCCTCACATTCAGTGTGAACCTACACTAAATAAGAatcttgtttttaaacaaattttctgataaaataaaatacaagataaaaacacttaaattaatttgtaataaaaattgtaataaaatataacaaaataagtaACTTGATCAAATCTAGCTCATAAATTCCATGTAAACCTGATGTGAGAAAACAGGTCAATTAGAATCTTTTTCTTAAACAAATTGGCtggaaaaaacaaatatgattaaaaacactaaaatacatttgtaataaagATGGAAATAGAACCTAGCCTTTATCAGCTATTAAATTCAAACCTGAAACAGGTAAATACGAATCTTGTTCTTAAACAAAAAGgatgataacataataaaaaaataaaataaaaacccacaCTGTACACAAACAGATGAAACGAGGTTATCAgctctaaaatttaaaaatgtagacCAGATATTTGTGTTCTCAAAGCGAGCTTTACCCAATGCAAATATGACTTTTGACTAATGACCAGGTTGACTTAATACATCTACAATCTGTGGCCACTCATGTTTGAGTTGCTATTCAGATTACAGCTACCCTACAGCCAGACACTGGCAGATGGAGACGGTGCGGCATACCTGCTCTTTAACAGAGGCCAGCAGGTTGGTGGTGGTGGCATCagccatgttgttgttgttggatcTTCCTTCACCACTCAGCACCTTCCTTTCCTGCACAGGGCTTTGCCTTGGAGTAGGCATTCCCCCTGCACACaggaacacaaaacacacagctaTTATCATTTATATGCAGTGGCACTGATACACTATTATTATCTTGCTTTGCAAATACAGTCCAATATAACTCAATGTCCTACTAATTATTTAGATATCATAAAACCCATAATGTTTCCATTTTCCAAGCCATAATTGTTGGGTTTACTGGTCAATTGTCAATGGTCGATTCTGATATTGATGTCACACAATAGtaccattcataagtttggggtcagtgagaatttttttattaatattttttatttatttattttacttttactgttcATAAGACAGTAGacacacataaaattattttaaaatgaaaactaagacttttataatgctacaaaagatttttattttcaatgaaatgctgctcttttgaatgcaactgttataaaaacaaatccttaaaaaaaatggatcatgatttccacaacaatatttggcagaaacagttttcaacatttgcAAATAAGAAAGATATATaacataaagcaaacaaacagggaaacttttcatttcatgttgatgGTGTACAAGAAAACTGCATGGAAATCTCTGTCCTATTCACTTTTATTAGAATGGCAAAGAAAGCATACAGCATTATGGCAGGGCATCAAGGGATGTATTCCAACGTGTGTTCCAGCATCCCAGCAGGCAACAGCATGACAAGACAACCTGTTCCCAATACCCTCCCCCAACTGACAGCAATAAATAGTATTATCAACAGATGTACTCTTTTCCTCATCCTGGATGGCTTTAATGCCTTTAAGATTAAAAGAATAGCATATTCTTCAGCTTTGTCTAGCTGCATTTTTGAAGTGATTTTGAAGAGCAGAATTTTGATAGGATGTTCTGCACAGCTAAGATTAGATGGAATGAGATTAGATAATGAAAGATTAGAGGaacaaaagtatatatttcaaatttgacTAGTCGACTAATCAGTTTTATGGGATCTCTGGTTTCAGTTCAGCTGACCCCGATCATATGTGCTCATGGTGCACGATGCTCAAAAAACAGTACACGTGCTTTCggtcttaaagtgaaagcagattaacaataaacctgctgctgtcaaagaaaaaaacaatctctcactgctcttgactgaataacttttgCAACTTTAAGAatgaatctatatttaatttataaagtgactttgcagtgttattttacatataattattaaatttctgtacctaaaaacttgTTTTAGACCTACATGAAAAACCTGAAATgcacagtttatttaatttgtgtctttgttctactgtatttattttctgctattgcttgtaatttggttatctgtagaaaggattcttagcactgagcccatagtggcagctaaaaaaaaaaaaaaaaagaaaaaaatatttaacagctttatttttttattttattttttttacatttaggcctattttttgttgtgaatgttcCAATTgatgttcatgttatatattctggttgcatttgtgagttatcaaaaatgtagatggttgtttaaaataggtacataatatcataatatcgaTAAATCAATTGTTAGGCTccataatcaaatcattttgaaatcTTATCAAATTCTTTTGAGGTATCGGCAAATACTGTATTTCTGcgtatgagaatcgatatcataTCTTATCGTGACATTTACACCCCTACTGCACAGATCTTATTCCTATAAATGATAATGATTCAGCAATGTCTAACACTCTGACACGCCACCGCTAATCCAGAAAGAGCTGTTGTCTCTTGTATGAAACAGCTTcacagtgttttcaaccacacagcatctttatttgtacagtatgtaACAAACATTCACACAATCACTTAAGTATTGGATTACAGTTTATATAGTTCAGATTTAAGCGTTGATGTCTATAGCGGTTATCAAAAATTGAGTAAATAACCTTTTGGaagttatttgacatttaaaatactgtagtaGGTACAGTTATACTGTAGATAATAGATAACTAGCTGGTCCACTCAGTTCTTCTCACAgttcaataattattttgatcTCTCGATGAGCTAGTTTTTAGAAGGATCTTTACAGCTCTCTTAAAACATTGCCACAGACATATGCAATGATCACTAATCACttatataataaatcacaaaataataaatacataaaagttgaACTGTTGGTCGCTTGAATCTGATCAAGAATCTCTCCGCATTAGTGGTGGGGCTTCTTCTGGTAGGTGGCGACAAATGAATGACTTTATTCATTCTCATCTTCAGCATTAGTACAGGTGGCGGCACTTCTGCAGTCTACATCATTATACAACTAGGTTATACCAGCAACAAACGAAAAACTAATGACTTTATGagccactgaatcattcattcaaccaatctTTTCAAGGTGAATTACTGAATCATTTTCTACACTGATTTGTCTTTTCCCTCAGTGACTAGTTGACCAGGCAGTCAATGCAAACACTTTCACACATATTCATAAGACCAAACAAGTTGGATGTTTAGGCTATGTGCAATAGTGATAACCGATTCTTGAGCTTGTGTGCCTGCAATGAACAAATCTGACTACACTAGAATACACTAGGTGGCTCTTACTAGACTGTTGTTGAACCAAAGAACTGGttcaaaattaatgaattaaacctACAGGCAGAGCTTTTTGGTCAAGTCTGACTCAACGGTCATGGTCTGCACACGCGTTATGCACACAAGTCAGCTCATGTGTGATTTTGTTACCACATATACGTCATCATGCAACAAAAAAGCCTGAGCTTCAGGACTGCTTGTCTGAGGCTGTGGATTActggtaataatgttgtaaataacattcagtttcttgcacagtcTGATTGTTTCACTTAATTTATCATCAGGGGCTGTAAGTATTAATTTTTTGCTTCATATTTCGACTTTTTTGACTCTTGAAGTAATGGAACCTGCTGACTTGCATATTATGAATAACCAATGACCATGATTTCAGCTAAAAATCATCTTTAGTGTTCTGTGAAGAAAGaaagcctgagggtgagtaaatgaacagaTAATGTTCTATGAACTATTAGGATGAACTAgtgaataaaacataataatcagtAATTTGCTTTAACACATATGCTTTATTTGACTGTTTCAGCATAACAATTTCTAAGTTGTTAGAAATACATATGGGTGACGTAGTTGAGTGATgacgtaaaaaaaatcaaaccttggaaccatttttttttccggGTTCGATGAAATGAAGCATCCGAGAGAACCGGTTCACGgaaaagtgaacacacacaaaaacacacacatccatacaTAATCCAATGATTTAAAGCTTATAAACTTCATAAATGGCAGGAGCCCACTGTGCTGGCATTTACAAGAATAAAATCCAAAATCCACTTTAGAAGTCCTTAAAATCCCCACCCACCTTCACACTGGATTTACCAGGAGTCTGCTGTCAGTCAGAGCACCGTTTATATACAGAAGAGACGAGAGGAGGGGAACAAGCAAACCATCCTATTACTCGTGATGACCAAGAAACAGTAATAAACTGTTACTTATTGGAGTCATCTGACATTGTGTACCACCACCACTTACAGCTGTCAGAGAGATCATTCTTTCACTTCTAATGAATAGCGAAACTCGGTTATTTCAAATGCGCATGTACACACAAAAGTCCCTGGGATGCTTTTTGACAATGCAGTGTAAAGACAGCTCGGTCTCTGAGGAACACGTCTTACTGCATCATGATGCACTGTCCCTGCAATCTTTACATACTGTAATTGTGGACTGCTCAAAGCAAATCACCGCACAGCAGCAATTACATGGCGCACAGCAGCAAACCTGCATTCAATCTAAACTCTGGTCAATATGATGAGGCAGCTGAAACTGCAACCACACTGATATTACAGTCCAAACTGATGCAGACTTCTTCTACATTATGTCGAGCTTGAATTATTAGAGCAGGAGCTGAGAGCAAGTACGGGATGCTCAATTATGCATAAAGAGAAGTGTCTAAAAGATGGTCCAAGCTTGAGTCCCAGTGACAGCATCTATAGGTGGTAATGGAGACCAGTCTACTTCACAGGCTGTGGGATACTGGACTGTAGGATGCCATAACAAATGCCATCGAGGATTCTAATTATTCCAACTAACTAATGCAACATGCAATGTATTGCCCAGGTTAGAAGATGATGAACAGATGGATAAAATGCGCCATACAGGTACTGATGATGGACCTGAGATGATGATGGGAGGTGTAGGTACGTCGATTAGAGGTGGAAGCGATACTACACCTGCTCAAGTTATTCAGCTTTATGTATTAAACAAGGCCATCAGTTCAAATACGTAAGCATAACTATAGTACAAACGTATATTTTCTGCACAGTTAAGCACTGCAATGAAGAAAGGCAGATGGAATGAGATTTAAAGCAGGCATTGAAAAGCAAACCGCTTCTTGTGCACTGCCCACAGCATCTATTACAGCTCAGTTCTAAAAATGACTGATGGAGAGATGCACGAGATCTTGCCGATAAATGACAAGCAGCGATGAATTCACGCCGCCAGCGCACGCCAGATGTTAGCAACGCTTCATTGGAGCTACGCGAAATCACCAGTACTTACCGCAAAACCACCGAAATGCAAATTATTCGCGGAGACCGATAAATCCATTTGTAACAGAATCACTGGATGGCATGCTTTCCAAAGGTGTTTTCACGCGATGAACGGGCGGCTCCGGCTGGGTCTCGCGCGCTTCCATGGGCAAGAGGGTCAGAGCGCGTGACGTAGACGCTCCACACAGAGACGCTGTTTCAGGGCATTTAAATGTGTTGCCATGTAGTCGAACAGTAGTTGATTCAAAAATATGGAGTTCCCATCGAAGTACGTAAAAATTAGGTTACAGAGCGAAAACAACAATCCTTAAATGGTCACATGAATGACCATCTGCTTGTAGTGCGCATAAACGCCCACCAATTGGTTACTTTGAATTGCTTGATATGTGTTTAGTCTTCTTTGGGTTGGATTTATAAGTATTCGGGTTCACCAAAGTGCACATAACTTTGGGGAAGACTAGCCGGCGCATCATAAATATTTTGTGTGGTAATAAAAACACGATTTTCTAAAGGCTTTTTCGAAGCGACCATTAGGCAACATTGCCATCTTGTGGATAAAAGGGCATCTCCCATTGGAAGTGATCTAACGGTATCTGTCAGATGATATAACATCTTTCAATGCCctaacaaattatattatattataatatataaagatttatctgtaaaaaaaagaaaaagaagaaaaaacaaacaaaaaaaaaaacaactaggcttcgcatttagtttatttagttaacACAAATggcagtcaaaaaataaataaataaataaaaaatcacacacattACGTAATACCAGTTAAAGAGGTGCAGGGTAAGCAAAATACCCGTTCTGCCAGATGGAGCACCAAAGCTTTTTGAGCTCAGTTCAGGACTCCTTCTGCTTTACCCATCAGGTGTTTGGACCTCATATTTTAGCTTATAAGAGAGCCTCTTCTCATGTTCTGCCAACTAGTCAGACACACTGAGTCTTGGACCAGTTAAAAGTCCAATTTTAAGGGCTGTTATGAAAACCTGTGGGACTGGACTATTAGTGTTTTTCAAGCGTCACACTGTCCATACCTTGACTTCCAAGTCCATCTCAATCTATCCAAAAGGGCATTTTTGTGTTATGCGTACAAAATATGCACATACCATGCACtgatataaattcaaaataattagcaaaaaatcAACAGAAGGGTATCCATGTGACTTGCAGCAGACTAATTGCAGAGCCTGAAAGTTAAATGCCCAAGTCAAGGGTGGTGTTATGATTGAGCAGGACTGTCATCAGTAACTCTCCAGCGCTGGGTCGACTCTACCTGGGACCGAACCTGAAGCCTTTACAGTAACATTCTTTAATTTTACTGTTAGATTAATACCACTTctgcttgttttcattttaaaatcttgaggTCAGAAACTCCTGTTTTTCCATCCCCTCTGGACTAACTTACATCTTAAAATGTAGTCAAACATGAAGGTTGTTTCcaattttaatcatatttcacaatattactgtttttgtttttaatcctataaatgcaaccttggtgagacttcttttaaaaacatttttttttttaaatgtatttttatattaatcatattacatttaaatactatTGCTGTTTTTGACTAATCCTCTTATtatctattcattatttttagcattaaaatgttctctttttgataattttgttaACTAAAAGTTTGAAATATAGTTTAGAAGGCATTTTTGATTGACTGAATAAACAATTGAAAATCTGTAAAGATAATATGCTTTCAACCTATGAAACTTGCCTttgaaaaaatgactaaaacagaaAAGTATTTTATGCACATGCAAATttattcagtcatcatttactgataTTAACTGACAGCAAGTGTAAACATTGTTCTCAgaaggaaaaaatattaaaattaaacagcaCAGAACACCAAAACAACTGCTTCTGTGATTATTATTTACTATCACATCAATACTTAACAGACATTCACAATCGCAAACTCCCTGAACCCCCTTCCTGTTCTCAAATCCCTACCAATGGCATCTGCGTCATTTATTTTAAGGTTACCTTTTTGTGTGCTCAACTAGCTAACTACTGGACCATAAGAACACTCATAAGTGTTCAAACCAGATACTAACTGTATGAAACAGCCATGGAGCGTGTAATAACAGCTTGCAGCTTACATATTTTGTCATATCCACTGACAAATATCCCTTTCTTCAAGGGTACAGATATCCTGATCACAAGCACCATAGACATGTGAGCATAACACAAACAAGTCTTttagataaagatgcaaacatacGACTAAGTGTTTTTGCATAAAGCAGAGAGCGGGTGATTGATGCAGAGGAGCTAGTGATTACGAGAGAACAACAATTCTTGAAGAAGggttttatctttatctttattccAGTTCATCCTCTGGTGCAGTGGTGCTGGTCTGCTCAGAGGTGATGCCTAAAATATCAAACGCAAACAAGTTAGTTTCGcaattatatgaaataatttgACATGCTTTAAGAATTTCATACCAGGCAACACTGCAGCTGCCTTGTACATGGTAACCGCAATGCACTActcataatgttataaaaaaaaaacaagaagtctCACTTGAAGCATCATCATCGAGAGATTTATCCTCTTCCTCAGCATAACCAAAACCTAAAAGTTTGGACATGTTCACTGGAGCTACCGCCTTCTTATCATGGGAACTGCTGAGACAATCATCAAATACTAATATAGACATTTCAAAagcttaataattgtttttattgtggaTCTGGAAAATAATGTAGaggctaaaaatgtaaaaagaaacatACATCTTCTTGAACCTGTTGGCTTCTGCAATCTCGTTTTGGCTTAGGGAGAGTTTCTGCATCTCCGATGTGGCATGGCTGACGTCCTGCGTAAGGAAATAAGATGTTTATAATTTTAggattaaacataatttttcacaGTTTAATATAATGGTATAAAATGCTACTAATGAAACCttctttaatgtaattaattcaaaattcacAATCAATAATTCAATTCagcaataaaaaaggaaattccCAAACCCATAGGCACAAAAcatcattaataaaaaagaagcatGAAGGCAGAATAATAAATGACCAATAATGCAATAAGATGAGACAATTTCCTGTTTATACGATGAACATGATGGGGCATGAAGTGAGAACCACAGATCTAATGTTACAGTGCACAGAGCCATAGCAACAGTCATTTGAGTCAGCGTTCTAAAAGAACCAGTCCTTAGTTAAAACATGTCAAACtggtttttacatttgaatttgaaactCTTTGTTCAGTAACCTTAGTACATTAAGGTTACTGCTTTCATAGTATGCAACCCTAACTTGACTACAGCAAAtgattttaaatcgtaattttagagtattttgtttttacatctaAATTGTCAAACTAAACTGTGCGTACACGCACGAACACgatctttaataatccaaacagGGTTAATTTAATTCCAACAGAGGTAAAGGCAATCCAGTAACTGCTATACAGAGACGAGACCTGacaatcaaacacaaaaagaacTGAACTTAAGTGGGTGAGATAATGCCAAACAAACCTGAACATAAAAGTGAAATCAAATCAGTTACTATGACAACTAACAAGGAGTGGAAAACAGTGCAAAACAGAGTCCATGTGGTGCCACAGAGCAAACAATTTTATCAAATGTGTACACCTAAAAACTCACCACGAAAACATAGAACATATCTTGCCAAAGTCCTATAAATTGTTCTATGAAAGAATGTGGTCTGACCATATCTTTATCCAAAGTCTTCACGTCAACCAGTCAAGAAAATCAAAAGCAGAATCTCaacaatggaaaacaaaaacGACAGCATGCAGATTggagtttttttctcaaatgattCAAGTGAAGAAGATTTCTTCAATAATATGGTTTTGCAGgtgcatggcaaaaaaaagaaagatggcaACTAAAAGATTGTCTGTAATATGGCAGCAGGAGGAAGTATGGGAGGTTTAAGGATGTGATAACTGTCCCGGTCTGTGCTAATCCATTCACCTTTTTACCAGAATCCCAGGCTGAACAATTATCAGTTCCAAATGGGGGCTCCAGGTGTTGTAAGACCCCTTTGGACTTGCTGATTCCATCAGGGGTAGTTCCATTACTTCCACTGTAAGCATAAGATCACATGATTGAACCCCAGTTTCACACCACCACATTGGATGGATGGGGGTGGACCCTTTTGTCTCAACACAACCCTATTATTTTTCTGAGAGAAGAATGAAGGTCTCCATGTCGCCCTATATGGACCAGATTAATGTTTAACTGTTTGAATATGCCATGCTAGTTACCATCCAACATGTAGATGAGGTTGTTTCTTCagaaatttggagaaatgtagcgttacatcacttgctcaccaatggatccttgaagtgaatgggtgccgtcaaattgagagttcaaacagctgatcaaaacacaataatccacaaataatccacacgactccagttcatcaattaaaggattagttcacttccagaataagtCACCCCcaagtcatccaagatgttcatgtctttctgtcttcagtcgcaaaaaaattaaggtttttgaggaaaacattccagaatttttctccatatagtggacttcaatgggaccCAATGGATTGAAGGTCCaaatgcagtttcaatgcagcttcaaa
This region includes:
- the LOC109105969 gene encoding uncharacterized protein C7orf57 homolog isoform X2, encoding MAAEPNYRRTKPGVRTANLASSNGAGPSSQIPGLSASADITPEEKTKGRRVGIQASDSDYVKLAKQGGQKGLLRHDDPVETKSDISYKPASWFSDTADDQESGSNGTTPDGISKSKGVLQHLEPPFGTDNCSAWDSGKKDVSHATSEMQKLSLSQNEIAEANRFKKISHDKKAVAPVNMSKLLGFGYAEEEDKSLDDDASSITSEQTSTTAPEDELE
- the LOC109105969 gene encoding uncharacterized protein C7orf57 homolog isoform X1 codes for the protein MAAEPNYRRTKPGVRTANLASSNGAGPSSQIPGLSASADITPEEKTKGRRVGIQASDSDYVKLAKQGGQKGLLRHDDPVETKSDISYKPASWFSDTADDQESGSNGTTPDGISKSKGVLQHLEPPFGTDNCSAWDSGKKDVSHATSEMQKLSLSQNEIAEANRFKKISSHDKKAVAPVNMSKLLGFGYAEEEDKSLDDDASSITSEQTSTTAPEDELE